A genomic region of Candidatus Methylacidithermus pantelleriae contains the following coding sequences:
- a CDS encoding YrhA family protein, with the protein MSRSTAGLGMEREVEQAIRRIRKRQEKRMGITRPPCYPDALAAAIEECRSRLGFELPQFYRDFLRLTNGWTVGASSFYYVVDPDSPLEWLRVPEGSLELFCANEACRACGMDPKLFAFGDNEFILYCYDTRTGQFEWREKSGLEKQVARFNREWEFFRRIFEMEGEA; encoded by the coding sequence TTGAGTCGAAGTACGGCAGGGTTAGGTATGGAGAGGGAAGTCGAGCAGGCAATCCGGCGGATTCGAAAGAGGCAGGAAAAACGGATGGGAATTACCCGACCCCCGTGCTATCCGGACGCGCTGGCCGCGGCGATTGAGGAGTGCCGGTCACGATTAGGGTTTGAGCTGCCCCAGTTTTACAGGGATTTTCTCCGCTTGACTAACGGTTGGACCGTAGGAGCAAGCTCCTTTTATTACGTTGTTGACCCGGACTCGCCTCTTGAGTGGCTTCGGGTCCCGGAGGGGTCTCTGGAGCTTTTCTGTGCCAACGAGGCTTGTCGAGCTTGTGGGATGGATCCCAAGCTTTTCGCCTTTGGTGACAATGAATTCATCCTGTACTGCTACGACACTCGCACTGGGCAATTTGAGTGGAGGGAAAAGTCAGGTCTGGAAAAACAAGTGGCCCGTTTCAATAGGGAGTGGGAATTTTTTCGACGGATCTTCGAAATGGAAGGAGAAGCATAA
- the mqnC gene encoding cyclic dehypoxanthinyl futalosine synthase — protein sequence MKSLCEIRKKVLNGERIDKEEALELYRLPLPELGELAHQRRIQKKKEAYGGQGDRIVTYIIERNINYTNVCNVGCRFCAFYRRERDPDSYVLSYEEISKKIRELEELGGVQILLQGGHHPKLGLDYYLGLLHHIRVHHPTINIHGFSPPEFQHLAKVFRMSVAEVLQRFREAGLGSIPGGGAEILVDSVRKTIAPRKCSSEEWLEVMRIAHRMGLRSSATMMFGHKEGLEDRVEHLDKIRSLQDETGGFTVFICWTFQPDRTAMPMEKTGAAEYLRMQALARIYLDNFDNIQSSWVTQGPEIGQLALFFGANDFGSVMIEENVVASAGTIYRLDANEIERLIREAGYLPRRRNNWYQLLN from the coding sequence ATGAAAAGCCTCTGCGAAATCCGGAAAAAGGTTTTAAACGGGGAACGGATTGACAAGGAGGAAGCGCTTGAGCTTTATCGCCTACCTTTGCCCGAACTGGGAGAACTGGCCCACCAGCGACGCATCCAAAAAAAGAAAGAGGCTTACGGAGGTCAAGGGGACCGAATCGTAACCTATATCATCGAAAGAAACATCAACTATACCAATGTCTGCAATGTCGGTTGCCGATTTTGTGCCTTTTACCGCAGGGAGAGGGATCCGGACTCCTACGTCCTGTCCTATGAGGAAATCAGCAAAAAGATTCGTGAACTGGAGGAGCTGGGGGGCGTCCAGATCCTGCTCCAGGGGGGACATCATCCCAAACTGGGGCTTGACTACTACCTGGGTCTCCTGCACCACATCCGGGTTCATCACCCCACCATCAATATTCATGGGTTTTCTCCCCCTGAATTTCAGCATTTGGCTAAGGTGTTTCGGATGAGCGTAGCGGAAGTCCTGCAACGGTTCCGCGAAGCAGGTTTGGGGTCAATCCCTGGAGGGGGGGCAGAAATTCTTGTGGACTCTGTCCGCAAAACCATTGCGCCACGCAAATGTAGCTCGGAGGAGTGGCTGGAGGTCATGCGGATAGCCCACCGCATGGGTCTTCGATCCAGTGCTACGATGATGTTTGGTCACAAGGAAGGCCTTGAAGATCGAGTGGAGCACCTAGATAAGATTCGGTCCCTTCAGGATGAGACGGGTGGGTTCACCGTGTTTATTTGCTGGACGTTCCAACCGGATCGGACCGCGATGCCGATGGAAAAAACGGGTGCAGCAGAGTACTTGCGCATGCAGGCGCTAGCCAGGATTTATCTGGATAATTTTGACAATATCCAATCGTCTTGGGTAACCCAAGGTCCGGAGATCGGGCAATTGGCACTTTTTTTTGGGGCAAACGACTTTGGAAGCGTGATGATCGAAGAAAACGTGGTCGCTAGCGCGGGGACTATTTACCGGCTCGATGCAAACGAAATCGAGCGATTGATCCGCGAAGCCGGGTATCTCCCGCGTCGCCGGAATAACTGGTACCAGCTCCTCAATTAG
- a CDS encoding menaquinone biosynthetic enzyme MqnA/MqnD family protein: MKAGFSSGFPFRLGSVPYLNARPLTWTLEHAVVFRGTPNALCKALQERQVDAALAPIVFAFQHPDFLLVDGVGIGARGPVRSVILVLEVPLDQVRTVALDPASRTSALLVRVWLEGFLGREIRYVSRESISDAHLWIGDPALAVRRSLRPPRQLVDLGEVWNKITGYPFVFAVWTVRNVSGVSQLANLLREAKDLGLARIDEITNVAEERDYLSHCIHYELGPQEHAGIECFLSQLRKLGIFPQTPSLTWI, translated from the coding sequence ATGAAAGCCGGCTTTTCTTCGGGTTTTCCTTTTCGCCTTGGTTCCGTTCCCTACTTAAATGCCCGCCCTCTCACATGGACGCTTGAGCACGCCGTCGTTTTCCGCGGCACACCTAACGCGCTGTGTAAAGCCCTGCAAGAGCGACAGGTTGACGCTGCTTTGGCTCCCATTGTGTTTGCGTTCCAACACCCTGATTTCCTTTTGGTCGACGGGGTGGGTATCGGAGCCCGAGGACCCGTACGCAGCGTGATCCTTGTTTTGGAGGTGCCCTTGGATCAAGTTCGTACCGTTGCCTTAGACCCCGCATCCCGGACTTCGGCCCTTCTGGTCCGAGTTTGGCTGGAAGGATTTTTGGGCAGGGAAATTCGTTACGTATCAAGAGAATCCATTTCCGATGCCCATCTTTGGATCGGGGACCCCGCTTTAGCGGTGCGGCGATCCTTGCGGCCACCAAGGCAACTGGTCGATCTTGGGGAGGTATGGAACAAAATCACAGGATATCCTTTTGTCTTTGCCGTGTGGACCGTTCGAAACGTTTCCGGTGTTTCTCAGCTGGCCAATCTTTTACGGGAAGCGAAAGACTTGGGGCTAGCCCGGATTGATGAGATTACCAACGTGGCCGAGGAAAGAGACTACTTAAGCCATTGCATCCATTACGAACTTGGACCTCAGGAACACGCAGGAATTGAATGCTTTCTTTCTCAACTTCGAAAGCTTGGAATTTTTCCCCAGACGCCTAGCTTGACATGGATTTAG